Part of the Prevotella communis genome is shown below.
TGGCATCCACCTGCAGCATACCAGCTGCCACGGCTGCTGCCGCTGCTATTGGTGCCAGGATATAACCGACTACAGGAACTGCTGCAGCACTACTGTAGGCGTTGATTGCAGAGGTGGCTGTCTGTGCGATGGCCTGCATCACCTGCATCTTGAACATCTTCTTGTTGGCGTCGTTCTTGACCTTGGCAATCTCCTTCTCCTTCTTCTGCTCTAGCTTCTTAACCTGATAGTTGTTGCCCTCGGCATTGGAGATTTCCGTCTTGTAGCGCTTCTCGATGGCTGCTACCTGAATATCTGCTTCGGCCTGAACCAGTGTGGACATCTGCTGGAAGATACTGCTCATGCCAGAGGAGATGACGTCCAAAGTACCTGTGACGGCCTTGCCCATGTCAGACTGCAGCCATTGCTGCATGTCCTCGTTCCATTCTTCAAGGAAAGACTTATTGTCATCCAGCTCGTCGATGCCGTATTTCTTGCGCAAGGCCTTCTTTGCTTTCTGGAATGCTTCTTCGATACGAAGCTTCTCCTCAGCACTGTCGCCCGCTGCTTTCACTTCCAGATTATACACCTCTCGAAGTGCCTCTAAATCAGCCATATATTTGCTGACACGCTCACCTTTATTATCACCGAAATAGTCCTTTTTGAGCTGTTTCAGGTGATCCTGGTGCTTCTTCTCGGCAGATTCCGTCTCTTGCTGACGCTTCTTCTGGTCGGCAATGAGTTTATCCTGATACGCCTTTTGTGCCTCGATATTCTCCTTTGAGCCCTCCTCCGTGATGGTGGTCATGCGTCGAAGATGGTTCAATTCCAGTATCTCAAGCGTCTGTTGATACGTCTCTGTGCTAATTTCTCCATCGATATAACGCTGCTTCTGAATGGAAATAGCCTCGTTATGGAGCTGCGTCTCCTGTTCAACGGTTATCTTCTCACCTTGCTCCGTCTGCTTTTTCTTCGTCTCGTAGTATTCAGCCTGAGCCGTGAGTCTTTCCTGGTCTGTCAGGTCGCTTCTATTCAGAATCTTCGTCTGGTACTCAACCTCAATCTCGAGAATGCGCTTCTGGTACTGCTCAAAGTTCTCCTTACCTGTGGCATAGCTGATTCGGTTCATCGCCTCCTCTTTGGCCTTCCACTCCTTTTCTGTCTTGAAGCGGTCTTTTTGTGTCTTGGTTTCCTTCTCTGGCTCAGGCTCCGGCATTAATCCGCTATCACCAGCGTCTTCCAGATTCATGCCCTGCTCAATAGCATAGTCTATCTCCTTGGAATATGGCGCCCACTTCTTGTTTACCCGCTGCTCATAGGCACGTGTGCTTACATACTGTTTGATAAAGGATTCAATTGCCTCACCCATCGACGTGTCCAGCTGGTTCTCTTCAGAATTGTAATACCCTTCACGGACACGCTGCGGTGCGATATGATGACTGAACACTGCCTTCGACAAGTCCTTAGCTGATACAGCCTTTCCTTCCTTCTGCATCTTCTCAAATTCCTCGTCTACAGCCGCTTTCAGCCATGCCCCTGTCATCGCCGACTTCTTTTCACGGGCTATCTTGTCATAGTCAGAGAGCTTCTTGGCCTCCCATCCATAGCGAACGCCCGCATTCTTCTTCATGTCCTTCTCCTTGGCCTCCAGAAGCATCTTTGCCCTGATGTTCTTCACGACCTCCTTGTAGGCATCCGCCAGATCCTGCGCCGTAGATTTCTCGTTCAGCAGATTCGAGAGGTATGAGCCGAACTTACTGTTGAACTCCTTAATCAAGGCGTTGCGCTTTCGGCTTCCGACGTTCTCGCTGTCAATGGCGTCCTTCAGGCGCTTGACAGTCGAAGTCTCTTCCGCAATGCTTGCCTCCACGTCACGAATCTCCCTTGCAGCCTGTCGTGCCTCCCGGTTCAAGCGCTCCTGCTCCTCACGTGCTGAGCGTACCTTGGACTGCCATGCGATAATAGCAGCTACGGCGGCGGTCAAGGTAGTAACCAAAAGACCTATGGGATTTGCCTTGATGGCTGTTGTGAACACCTTCGTTGCCAGAGCTGCACGGAGCGCATTGCCCGTAACCAAGTCATAGGCAATGCTGAGAGCAAGCAGAGCCAGTCGTCCGGCAATCATCAGGGCATGGCCTGTCTTCAGGGCTGCGTTCATAAGTACGTGTGCTGCAGCTGCAGCCTTCGTACGTATCGTGGCCAGGTTAATGGCTACGTTATATGCAATGATGCTGACGGTGACGCTGGCTATCTCAACCTTGTACTTTACTATGAAGTCCACCAAGGTAGACAGGAACTTCAGGAGCATCGTGGTAGATGAAAGTACATGCTTCATCACAGGCTGCAGCTTCTCACCCAGCTCGACAGCCATCTCGGTAACACGCTTTCTGGCCTTGTCAAGACTGGCCTGAACAGTCGTGTTCTGAACGTTGTATTCCTTGGTGACGGACGTCGCTTCCTCAAAAGCCCTGGCAGCTTCCTCCTGTTCCCATTTCACCATATTCAGATTGCCAGCGAGAGCCGAGATGACCTGCGCTGCACGGGCACCGTTCTCGCCCATATCCTTGAATACTGGAGCAAGTACATCGATGTTGCCCAGTTTGTTCAGGGTATCAAGCAGCATCAGAAGGCCTTCGTTGGTGCTGCGTGAAAGAGTCTCCTTGAATTTCTCAGCATTCATGCCAGTAGCCTTGATAATCTTATCCTGCTGTTTGAACATGTCCATGATGAGCTTGGAAACGGCCGTTGCCGACATTTCCACAGCCTGTCCTTGAGAATCCAGGACAGCAGCAAAGCCCATAATCTGTGGGATAGTCATCTCTGCCTGGGCACCGACACCAGCCATTCGCTTGGCGAAGTTGGCCAGGTAAGGTGCTGCAGCCGTACAGTTCTGGGATAATTCATTGATAACAGAACCGACGGACAGCAGGGCCTTCTCTGTTCCCAGACGCTTTTCGTCGCCGAAGATGGTGGTCAGCTTCGAAAGCGTCAAGGTGGCATCATCTCCGAGTTCATCGAGTGCCACGTTTATCTTGTCAGCGGCTCTCACGAAGCCCAGAACATCCTCCTTGGACTGCTTTCCCAGCTTTCCCGCATCCTCCGCAAGCACGTTCAGCTGTTCACGGGCGGTACGGGTATCCATCTTCTTGAACTCATCGTTCAAGTCCTCCACCTGTTCCTCAGTCATACCCGTGAACTTGCGGACATTGGCCATCTCCGCGTCCATGTCAGCAAACGCCTTGACGGCTGAACGTCCGGCCATTATTAGGCCAGTAATGGCGGCAATCATACCCATCAGGGTTGTTTGCCAGTCGTTCATCTTGCGGTTGAAGCGGTCCCAGAAGCCTTCACCCTCGATAAGGTCAGCATTCACGCGGGCTATCTCCGCCTTTACACGTTTGATGGCTTCTGCCTGACGGTTCCATTCCACGGTACCACGCTCTATACCGTTGAGCTGCTGCTTCAAGGTGTAGAGCGTCTTGTTTAACTCCTTCGGTGTAGCCTTATCGAGGTTCTTCAGCACCTTCTCCACACCGACAGTCGCCGATTCTATCTGCGATATCTGGCGGTTGGTCTGCCTGAGTTCCCTCTGCAGCCTCTTTAAATCAGATTTATTTCCTGCCTTTGCAGCATTCTCGATAGCCTTCTCCAAATCCTGCGACTTCTTCTTTAGGCTATCGAGCATGTCCTGCGCCTGCTTACCATTGACGGTCAGGGTGACAGTTGCGTTTGTGTTGATAGATGACATAATATGCGTTTATGATTTATGCCGCAAAGTTATATACACGCGTACAGGTTAGAAAAGACGTGAACGATGCCCCAGTACTGAGACTTGACTGGACGAAGACTGGGGATGACAGCGGGCACCAGTCATTGTCAGCATAACGTAAAAACGTCCGTATATGGGGACGTTTTTGTTAATTCCAGAAATAGTTAAGTTAATAACTGTTTCTGGTGCTGATTTTCAATGACTTACGGGATTGTTAAGGGCAGAGCCCTTAACCCCTCGGAGTAGAGACCCCCCACGCGCCCTGTCCTCCTTGAACCTCTTCCGACTCTTCAGCCGTGCGGAATATGCCAAGAATGTAAACGAATGTTAAGGAAATCGGGGCTTGAAGTCTCATTTGTTAATTGAAGCCTCGAAGTCTCATAATGGCTCAAAAGTGCCGAAAGTCTCCCTAAAATGCCGAACCATCCACCGAATGACCTAAAAGTCTCTTTAAGATGCTGAACTATCCACCGAACGACCTAAAAGTCTCTTTAAGATGCTGAACCATCCACCGAACGACCAAAAAGTCTCTTTAAGATGCTGAACTATCCACCGAACGACCTAAAAGTCTCTTTAAGATGCAGAACTATCCACCGAAAAGGCAGATGGTTACACGATGACATAAAGCCGCCCACGACGCTTGTAGCCGCTTCGCCACGAATGGGCGGTAAAGAGCCACGGGTGCAACACGAAATCCCTCCGACGTGTCGAGGGTTTCGTGTTGTGCATGTGGAATGGGCATCAAGACAATCTTTGGATATGACCTCAATCAATCTGATTGAAATCATAGCCAATGTTTGTCTGCCTAACCTATGTACTTGCTTGCAAGGATAGAGTGGCATCATTGCAGAGCGTGATGCTGAAGAAAGCGCATCATGTGCGGTACTGGCAGGTGTGAATGGGCATAAAGAAAATCTGCGGCAGAGTGTGGCTCGCGGAGCCTTAACGTGCCTCAGATTTTATTCCTGACTATTCACTTCTGCATGAGAAACAGCCGAATGTGGCTGCATATAGTGCTGCCTCTTTCGGCGGGAAACTACTGCTTTAAAAGGGCTTCGCCATATTCGTACCACCAATAGACAGCATTATAGAGTGCATACACGCGCTCTTTGAAGATGTCGGGGTACTTTGGCGTAAGCTCTTCGGCATTGTATCCTGCAATGACACAAAGGAAGGAGAGGTTGCCCTCGATGTATTCACACCATTTGTTTTGGGCAATGCACCAGCCGAGGATGTTATCGAACTCGGCTTCGCTCTTGGGCAACTGCACGTGCACGACAAGGTGTGGCTTGTCCTGCTGGTACAGGAGCCAATAGGAACCATGGCCTTCGATGTGTTTCAACTCTGCCTTGAAGGACTCGAAGGCAACATGCTTTGGCGACAGCCCAGGCCTTTGGAGGCGTGGGAACAATACTAAATCACTCTTTTCAATCTTTCTGATTTCCATCATCGTAAATCTTTAGTGGGTTAAACTTATCTCACTCACATCATTTTACCACCGCTGCCTACGATAGTTGGCCGGTTGGTGGGCAAATTTTGCCACTCTTGATGCAATAATCTGCTGCAAAGATATGGATTTAATTTGAAATGAACAAATGTTTAGAAGGAAATGTTCATTTAGAAAGAGCCGAAGGCTTTATGGCAAGGGCTTGATGGACTGACAAGTTCATCGCTTGTGCGGTGTTGGCGACGCTGTGCCACTCGTGGGGGCTGGTGTGAAGTGCATGGGTGCTGCGCGGCGAGCAGCATGGCTGTCCCAGCCTATGGCAGGGCAAAGGAGTGTGTGTGGACTTGATCTGAGCGGGCACGTGTGACAGCCCTGAGCAAGTACATACTTACTTCTTTGAAGCCATACCGCTCACCGCTTAGGCAGTGCTCAGGCTCTTTAACTGTCAGCCCTGTAGCGAGTGACCAGCCGAGCCAACAGCACAAGCCTATCATCGATAAGGTGATGATTGAAAGCCCGCAGGGGTATGGGGTGGGGCAAAAAATATTGGGCGATCCTCACGGACAGCCCAATATGAATAGAAATTTCGAATCGAAGTTATGAAAAAAGAACTTTATCGGTAATGAACACAGATTATGCTAGAAACGTATGTTTGTGTATGAAACGAATCAGAATGAGTGCGAAGCTGATGCAGATGAAAGCAGTCAGGATGATGATGAGCCACTTGAATGTGGCTGAAGGAGCGGTCTTCTGCTTAATGGCCGATTTTGATTTTTGGGACTGAGTGGCCAGAGCCATGCTGTCCTTCAAATCGGCGTTGATGAAGGACTTCTCTTCGCTGTTGTCAGCGATGTGTAGTCCGTAGATTTTGAGTGCCGTAGGCTCTGATGGGGGCAGCAGGTATGAAGGGACTTGAGAAGGCCGCGAAGCGGATGCGGAACGCGAAGCGTTTCGGATGCGCTTGCGGGCTGGATTATGCGAGATGGATTGCGAGTCAGACGGAGTCTCCAAGGGACATTCCATCCCATATGGATACTCCCTTGGAGACTCCGGCGAAGTGGCAAATATCATGATGATGCTGTCTGCAGACAGACGGAACTGTCTGGAGAGAGAATCGAGTGTGCGGTAAAAAGTGAGACGGGATGCCGTCACGGAGGCCGTCTCACTTTCACTTACCGCCTTTTCGGACGTGCGCATCGTCCTGCAGGAAGTAAGTGACGTCAAACAAACGATGAAAATAAGTATTATAAAGCGAGTGAAGTATTTCATTTTGAGTGTGATTTAAAGATGTAATCGTATTCGTGAACGTCAAACGACGGACATGATTTCTTGGCGTAGATGCAGAGGGCAGGGTAGCCTTTGCAGCGGCTGCAGGGATGAAGAGGATCTTTTTTCTTCAGGCTGCAGACCAGCTCACGATGTCCGTGTAAGGTGGCGTTGGGAAATGTCTTGTGAAGCTCTTCCAGGATATTTACCAACGCTACCTTCTGTTCGGGCGTTCGCGTATCCTTGGGCGTCTTGCCATCCTTGGCACAGCCTCCGACATAGACAATACCGATGCTATGGCGGTTGTGCCCGTCCTCAGAGCAATGGGCGCCCACCATATCGATGGGCCGGCCATCGTGAATGGTGCCGTCGAGGTAAATCACTTTGTGATAGCCGATGCAGCGCCATTTGTTCTGGGTGCGATGGATGTCGTCAATCTGCTTGACGGTCATCTCGCGACCTTCAGGCGTAGCCGTGCAATGGACGATTATCTCATGAATCTCGCGGCTCATTGCTCGCCTCCTTCCTCTTTAGCGTCGATTTCTGATTTGAGTTCTGCGAACTTGGTGTGGATGTATATGCTCACACCGAATATTGAGCCAGCGTATACAAGACATTGTGCGAAGAACAAGAGCACAGAGTCAGATATCTCGCCTGTGGGCGGTACGATGAAGCCCGCTGTGGCGAGTCCTACTCCAGCCATCAGCATTGCGATGGCAGAATAGATTTGGATGTCAGTCCTAGTTTCTTTAGTCATGATGTGTAGGTTTGGATGTTGATGGCGCAAAGGTAAGCAGAGTGTGATAATCACAAAAAGACATAAAAAATATTGTATGTTCATGTTTATTTATTATCTTTGCGCTATGATAAATGAATTTAAGGTCATAACACTGTGCGGTAGCACTAGGTTCAAGGAACAGTTTCTGGAAGAACAGAAGCGGCTCACTCTTGAAGGGAATGTGGTCATTTCTGTTGGTTTGTTCGGACATTCAGGTGACGAAGAAGTATGGAAGCCTGGCATCAAGGAGATGTTGGACCGAATGCACCTGAGTAAAATCGACATGGCAGATGAAATCTTTGTCATCAATGTTGATGGTTACATAGGTGAAAGCACAAAACGCGAGATATCTTATGCTCTCGCACACGGTAAGACCGTGAAGTATCTCGAAAAGCCACGTGAGCCGATGACAGAGACACCAAGAATTTTTATAGCTTAATATACTGTTAGATATATAAGAATCTATGATTATAAAAAACAGACCCAACCCAAATGAGGCATTTCCTAATCCGAACCTCCCAAGACTATGCTTCATCAAGAATGTGGTGAAGAATCCACGTATCATTATAGGAGATTACACCTACTATGACGATGTGGATGGTGCTGACCAGTTTGAGAAGCACGTCACACACTTCTACGATTTTATTGGCGACAAACTGATTATTGGCAAGTTCTGCGCCATTGCCAAGGGCGTTGAGTTCGTGATGAACGGCGCTAATCATAGAATGGACGGAGTGACCACATATCCGTTCTATATTATGGGTGGTGACTGGGGAAGTGCAATTGCTCCCATCAAAGATGAGTTGCCGCTTAAGGGAGATACTGTAGTCGGCAATGATGTCTGGATTGGTCAGAATGTGACAGTGATGCCTGGGGTTCATATCGGCGACGGTGCCATTATCGGAACAAACTCTGTAGTTGCCTCAGATATTCCTCCGTATTCTATTGCCGCAGGTAATCCCTGCAGGGTAATCCGCAAGCGTTTCGATGATGAATTTATTGCCTACCTTCTGGAATTGAAATGGTGGGATTGGGACATTGAAAAGATTGAGACTAACTTTAAGGCCTTATCGAGTTGCGATCTTTCACTGATTAGAACTATTGAAAAATGACCATCGATACCACCAATATGTGCTCGCATCTGCAGAAGAAGCTGTTTGAGGGGGATGGCATCTATCATCCTCTTTGGATAGCTATGCAGGATGATTCAGAGTTGACAGCTGTCGTTCGTACCCGTCAGCTTCATATCTATCGTAACGGCAAGAAAGTGTTGGTGCTGGCTGGAAAGGCCGCACCTAAAATCATCAGAGAAGATAAGCTCTGCGAAATGCTATAATCACCTATATCTCACCTGATACCCGAATTCTTACGAAAAAACGGAAGCCGCGCGGACTTCCGTTTCCTGGTTTTATCTTTAAAACAGATCAGAGTCCCGTGATCTATCGTGTAAACAGAGAAAGCGGCCCTTGCTGGCCGCCCTCCTCTGTGGTATCTATTGCCGCTGTCGCGGTTAAATTCGATTAACGGGTGAATGGATAAATAGGTTAGAAGCCGAGCACCGGCCTGACACTATCGCTACCCGTCGTAAAGTAGTTGACCCAAGAAT
Proteins encoded:
- a CDS encoding phage tail tape measure protein translates to MSSINTNATVTLTVNGKQAQDMLDSLKKKSQDLEKAIENAAKAGNKSDLKRLQRELRQTNRQISQIESATVGVEKVLKNLDKATPKELNKTLYTLKQQLNGIERGTVEWNRQAEAIKRVKAEIARVNADLIEGEGFWDRFNRKMNDWQTTLMGMIAAITGLIMAGRSAVKAFADMDAEMANVRKFTGMTEEQVEDLNDEFKKMDTRTAREQLNVLAEDAGKLGKQSKEDVLGFVRAADKINVALDELGDDATLTLSKLTTIFGDEKRLGTEKALLSVGSVINELSQNCTAAAPYLANFAKRMAGVGAQAEMTIPQIMGFAAVLDSQGQAVEMSATAVSKLIMDMFKQQDKIIKATGMNAEKFKETLSRSTNEGLLMLLDTLNKLGNIDVLAPVFKDMGENGARAAQVISALAGNLNMVKWEQEEAARAFEEATSVTKEYNVQNTTVQASLDKARKRVTEMAVELGEKLQPVMKHVLSSTTMLLKFLSTLVDFIVKYKVEIASVTVSIIAYNVAINLATIRTKAAAAAHVLMNAALKTGHALMIAGRLALLALSIAYDLVTGNALRAALATKVFTTAIKANPIGLLVTTLTAAVAAIIAWQSKVRSAREEQERLNREARQAAREIRDVEASIAEETSTVKRLKDAIDSENVGSRKRNALIKEFNSKFGSYLSNLLNEKSTAQDLADAYKEVVKNIRAKMLLEAKEKDMKKNAGVRYGWEAKKLSDYDKIAREKKSAMTGAWLKAAVDEEFEKMQKEGKAVSAKDLSKAVFSHHIAPQRVREGYYNSEENQLDTSMGEAIESFIKQYVSTRAYEQRVNKKWAPYSKEIDYAIEQGMNLEDAGDSGLMPEPEPEKETKTQKDRFKTEKEWKAKEEAMNRISYATGKENFEQYQKRILEIEVEYQTKILNRSDLTDQERLTAQAEYYETKKKQTEQGEKITVEQETQLHNEAISIQKQRYIDGEISTETYQQTLEILELNHLRRMTTITEEGSKENIEAQKAYQDKLIADQKKRQQETESAEKKHQDHLKQLKKDYFGDNKGERVSKYMADLEALREVYNLEVKAAGDSAEEKLRIEEAFQKAKKALRKKYGIDELDDNKSFLEEWNEDMQQWLQSDMGKAVTGTLDVISSGMSSIFQQMSTLVQAEADIQVAAIEKRYKTEISNAEGNNYQVKKLEQKKEKEIAKVKNDANKKMFKMQVMQAIAQTATSAINAYSSAAAVPVVGYILAPIAAAAAVAAGMLQVDAIKKQQEAASSQGYAKGGFTGDGDKDEVAGVVHKGEWVANHQLLQSPVARPMIDALDYAQRTNTIGSLRSEDVSRSIVAPGVYAQSGQQPPTVIVQQSGSDAQAEIAATHAALKEYAAVIRQLKERLDEPFVTVNTVTGDTGIKQAQDEYEQLMRNKTPKSRRK
- a CDS encoding N-acetylmuramoyl-L-alanine amidase; this translates as MSREIHEIIVHCTATPEGREMTVKQIDDIHRTQNKWRCIGYHKVIYLDGTIHDGRPIDMVGAHCSEDGHNRHSIGIVYVGGCAKDGKTPKDTRTPEQKVALVNILEELHKTFPNATLHGHRELVCSLKKKDPLHPCSRCKGYPALCIYAKKSCPSFDVHEYDYIFKSHSK
- a CDS encoding Vat family streptogramin A O-acetyltransferase — translated: MIIKNRPNPNEAFPNPNLPRLCFIKNVVKNPRIIIGDYTYYDDVDGADQFEKHVTHFYDFIGDKLIIGKFCAIAKGVEFVMNGANHRMDGVTTYPFYIMGGDWGSAIAPIKDELPLKGDTVVGNDVWIGQNVTVMPGVHIGDGAIIGTNSVVASDIPPYSIAAGNPCRVIRKRFDDEFIAYLLELKWWDWDIEKIETNFKALSSCDLSLIRTIEK